The segment CAACAACAGCGCGTCAGTACTTCACCCACGCTCTCCCCTGCTAAAGAGGCAGCTTCTCTTGCGTCACACCAAACACCTAAAAGTATCCTAACGCACCAATTATTAAACACCCATTCAAATGAGGGATTTTTACAAGCTTTGCATCAAGGGGTGGGCACTTTAGAAAAAGAGATGAAGGGGTTGCGCGCCCTTGTAAACATGCCTTCCTCAAAAGAAACATTTGACGCACTTCGGGAAAAAATGATGGACTTAGTAGATAATTCTCTTTATGAGAACCATTCTTTGTTTCACAGCACCTCGTCTTTATTGCTTCCTGAGGGCTCGACAGAATCCCCTTCTTTTGGCTTTTTAGAAACATTGGAATACGATGATGAAGCAGGGTTGGAAGAGGCGCTAAAGTATTTAAATGCTGCAAGCTTAAAGTTGGAAAAAGCGCTTTTTGTGAATCGCGTGACCACTTTCAATACCCTTGCTGCGCTAAGCACAGGTGGATTGGCTGATGAGAAAGGTGATGCCTATGCACACATCAGGGAGCACATAGGCACGCTACTTAAGGACGTCTAAGGACGACAATATCTGCACTAGCTTTGAGTTTTTCAAAGTAGTTGTTAATGGCTTCTTGGCGACGCTTTTCTTCAAGGTGATTTTCGATAGCGCCTCGGGCGCGCTCAAAAGGAACCGATTCAAACCCACTTTTTTTGCTTACCAAGTACATAGCCACACCTTGATTACCTGTTGCAATGGGAGTAAATTCTCCTTCGTTTGTTTGGTTGAGGTAATAGTGCGTTCGTCCATCCAAAGAGCCTGCTTGGAGAGTTTCTTCTTTAATGGTAACGCCCGAAACAACACTCATGGGCGAAGCGATAACACGCTCTAGGGCTTCGGCATTAGGGGCTTCGTATCGGATAACTTGAAAAGTGTTTGCTTGTAGAAATTCTTCTGGATTGGCTTCGTAGTACCGTCGTACTTCCGCCCCGTCAATGGGTGCGATGGCATTGGCAAAGATGCGTTGGTAAAGCTTTTCTTGTTTGATGGCGCGCTCTAGTTCCTTTTTATAAGCTTCCAATCCCATATTCCGGCTAGCAATAAAGGCAGTAAGCTCGGTTACGCTAATCCCATTTTGTGCCGCGATACCCTCCATGCGTGATTGCACTTCAAAGGCGTTGGCACTAATGCCAAGACGTTTGATTTGAGAATCCTCAAGTCGCTCTTGCACGAGCATGTCTAGGGCTTCCCGCAAGGAGATGTTTTTTGCCCCAGCGGCTTTATGGATTTCATACAGGGTGATGGGTTCACTGTTGACAGTGACAGAGATAGCATTGACAAGCCCAGCGTAGGAGAGAGAGCATGTCGCAACCACCGCCAAAAGGGAAAGTTTTAAAGGTTTTAGGGTCATGGGAATTATCCTTTATTTAAGTAAGAAGTCAATATAATTTAAACTCAAACAAGCTTTAATCATAGCATTAAAACAATTGAATTTAACTAAAATCTTTCGCCCCAGTGTGAATGTTTTTGTAAAATCCCTATGATTGACATGCTTACATGTAAAAGGAAAATAATGGTTGTAACGCGGTTTGCCCCTTCTCCGACAGGTTATTTGCATATTGGTGGGTTGCGCACAGCGCTGTATTCGTACTTGTGGGCGCGACGTATGGGTGGGAAATTTCTCCTCCGTATCGAAGATACTGATCAAAAGCGCAATTCTGTTGAGGCGGCACAAGCCATTGAAGAGGCTTTTGCGTGGTGCGGGATGGAGCATGATAGTGAAGTAGTGTATCAGTCTTCACGCATGGCTATTTACCAAGAACACATCCAGAAACTTTTGGATGGGGGAAAGGCGTATTATTGCTACATGTCCAAAGAAGAGCTTGATGCCCTCAGGGAAGACCAAACTGCCCGTAAAGAACGTCCTAAATACGACGGGAGATACCGTGATTTTACAGGTACGCCTCCTGAGGGGATTGCTCCAGTAGTGCGCATCAAAGCGCCGTTTGAGGGGGAAATTCGCTTCCACGATGGCGTAAAAGGCGACATGCGGTTTCAAGCAGCGGACATCTTGGATGATTTCATCATCGCGCGCAGTGATGGCACGCCTACGTACAATTTTGTTGTCGCAGTGGATGACGCACTGATGGGCGTAAATCATGTGATTCGCGGGGACGACCACCTCTCCAACACACCCAAACAAATTATCATTTATGAAGCACTGGGATTTGATGTGCCAAAGTTTTTTCACGTCCCAATGATTCTTAATGCAAGTGGCAAAAAACTCTCCAAGCGTGACGGGGCGACGGACGTGATGGAATACCCTAAAATGGGTTACTTAAAAGAGGCGTTATTAAACTTTTTGGTACGCCTTGGATGGAGCCATGGAGACCAAGAGATTTTTTCTATGGAAGAGATGAGGACGTTGTTTGACCCCAATACTATTAACGCCTCTGCTTCAGCTTTTAATGCCCAAAAGCTTGATTGGCTTAATGCCCATTATATTAAAACACTGCCCCATGAGGCACTTGTAAAAGAGCTAAAGCGTTTTGATGTAGACGTAAGCGCGCACCCTCAGCAAATTTTATTAATTGACGCGTTGCGTGAGCGCGCAAAAACCCTTGTGGAGCTTGCCGCAGGTGTGCGTACAATCATTGAAGCACCTAAGGCTTACGATGAAAAAGCGGTCAGTAAGTTCATGTCTCCCGAGACATTGGAGCTTTTGGAGCTGTTTTGTGCGGCCATTCAAACACAAGAGGAACCAACGTGTGTTGAAGATTTTGAAGGGGTGGCCAAAACCCTTTTGGAAGCGCACGGCGTGGGACTTGGGAAGCTAGCCCAGCCTATTCGCATTAGCTTAGTAGGAAGTGCTGTAAGCCCCTCGGTGTTTCACGTCATGGCAGTGCTTGGACAAGAAGAAAGTGTTGCACGCATGAAGAGATTTATCACATTTTATAAGGAGTCAGGCAAATGAGTAAAACGGGTAAAGTTGAACGCGAAGAAGCGTTAGAATACCACCTCGGTGGCAAAATTGGCATCGAGGTAACCAAGCCTTGTGTAACCCAGCGCGACCTTTCAACGGCTTATAGTCCTGGTGTTGCATTTCCTTGCTTGGAAATTGAAAGAGACCCTAAGCTCGCTTATGAATACACAGGAAAAGGCAATCTTGTGGGTGTTATTAGCGACGGTACGGCAGTGCTCGGTCTTGGTGACATTGGCGCACTTGCCAGCAAGCCTGTTATGGAAGGTAAAGCGGTTTTGTTTAAAAAATTTGCAGGCGTGAATGCGTATGATATTGAAATCAACGAAAAAGACCCTGATAAATTTGTCGACATTTGTGTGGCAATTTCTGAAACATTTGGGGGCATTAACCTTGAAGATATTAGCGGTCCTCGCTGTTTTGAGATTGAGCAAAAGCTTCAAGAGCGCGTAAACATTCCTGTGATGCACGATGACCAACACGGCACGGCTATCATTTCTAGTGCGGGTTTACTTAATGCTCTTGAGATTACAGGCAAAAAAATCGAAGCGATTAAAATCGTCGTTATTGGTGCGGGTGCTGCGGGTGTAGCGTGTGCGAAAATGTACAAAGCCATGGGTGCAAAAAATGTCATCGTGCTAGACTCCAAGGGCGTTATTAACCATAAACGCGAAGGCCTAGACCGTGTCAAGCAAGAGCTTGTAACTCAAACCGACGAAGAAACGCTAGAGGAGGCTATGAAAGGTGCAGACATGGTGCTTGGCTTAAGCAAGGCGGGCATATTGACCCCTGAAATGATTGGTTCTATGAATGCAGACCCTATTATTTTTGCTTGCGCGAATCCAACACCTGAAATTCTTCCTGAAGAAGTAGCAGCGGTGCGCAGTGATGCCATCATGGGGACTGGCCGAAGCGATTATCCCAACCAAATCAACAACGTACTTGGTTTCCCCTTTATTTTCCGCGGTGCCCTTGATGTACGTGCGTCCAAGATTACCGAAAGCATGAAGCTTGCGGCTGCAAAAGCACTAGCGGCATTAGCAAAAGAAGACGTGCCAGAATCTATTAAAAAAACTTACGGTCGCGAAGAGATGAGTTTTGGGCGTGATTATGTTATTCCTACCCCTTTTGATAAGCGTGTGTATGTGTGGGTTTCAGCGGCTGTGGCGCAAGCAGCATGGGAACATAAAGTGGCCAATGTCGAGAGCTTTGATGTTGAAAAGTATAAAGAAGAGCTAGAAGCTCGCATTTAAGGAGTCATATGCAAAACGTTCATGTCATCAACCACCCACTGATTGAGCACAAACTTGCTATTTTGAGGGACAGTAAAACAGAGCCGTTTCACTTTCGTTTGCTAGTGGATGAGATTTCGTACCTCATGCTTTTTGAGGCAACCCGAGATTTACCCCTTAAGCCCGTGGAGGTGCAAACGCCTGTGGCGGTAGCAAAAGCCCAAAAACTTGCCACCAGTGTGATGATTTGTCCGATTTTGCGCGCAGCCCTTGGAATGCTGGATGGTATTTTTAAACTCATTCCGGATGCGAGCGTTGGGTTTTTAGGCTTTCAACGCAACGAAACAACCTTGGAGGCGGAGTTTTATTATGCGAAACTTCCTGCCGACCATGCTTCGCGTACGGCCATCATCATCGATCCCATGTTTGCTACAGGAGGCACTGCCATAGATGCGGTGAATTTTTTGAAAGCCAAAGGCGTCAAAGACATTCGGTTTTTGGCCCTTGTCTCAGCGCCTGAGGGGCTCAATAAATTTGCAGCAGTCCATCCTGACGTGCCAGTATACACGGCGTGTATTGATGAAAAATTAAATGAAAACGGTTATATTGTACCAGGACTTGGAGACGCAGGAGACCGTGTGTTTAATACGGGGAATTAGCTTTACATGTAAAGAAAAAACCGACGCACCCCAACACGAAAAACGTGCTTAGGCAAGGGGTGTGTCGAAATCTCATTAGGCAAATGATGGTAGAAGTGTAGCGCATTTGCATGACAAAAAAATGAACTAAAGTCCACAAAACCTTTTTTGAAATCTGTTTTACTAAATTGCCCCTTGATCAATCATTGCATCGGCCACCTTACGGAATCCTGCAATATTGGCGCCCATGACCAAATTTCCTTCCTCTCCAAATTCTTGAGACGTTGCATAGGAAGTGTTAAAAATGGAACGCATGATGCAGTGGAGTTTGCTGTCCACTTCGGCAAAACTCCAACTTTGCATACTGGCATTTTGACTCATTTCCAGTTGCGAGGTAGCAACTCCGCCTGCATTGGCTGCCTTGGCGGGCCCATAAAGAATCTCTTTGTGGGCAATGATAAAATCCATCGCCTCCATTGTAGTAGGCATGTTGGCACCTTCGCAAATAAGGCGACACCCATTAGCATAAAGGGTTTGGACATCTTCAAGATTCATTTCATTTTGCGTAGCGCTTGGAAAAGCGGCGTCACAAGGGATGCTCCACACGCCGTTGCACTCTTTTTTGTATTGGTGGCAAGGAATATACCGTGCATTGGGATGGACGCGCACGTATTCACTTAGAGACTCACGCTGTATCTCTTTTATCAATTTAAGGGTGTCAAGATCAATGCCGTTTTTGTCATAAACCATTCCGCGCGAATCGCTACATGTAACGGGCAATGCTTCCATGGAATAAAGCTTTTGGATGGTGTAAATTGCTACATTTCCTGCCCCTGAAACAGTACATACTTTACCTTTAAGGCTCTCTCCATTTTTGTTTAACATCTCCTCGGCAAAGTACACGGAGCCAAACCCCGTGGCTTCTTTGCGCACCAAAGACCCACCCCAGTTTAACCCTTTGCCTGTTAGCACTCCTTCAAAATTTCCCGTCAGCCGCTTATACTGACCAAACATGTAGCCCAGTTCGCGCGCACCCACGCCGATGTCGCCCGCAGGGATGTCTTTGGTCTCGCCGATGTGCTTGTAGAGTTCACTCATAAAGGCTTGGCAAAACTTCATGATTTCGTTGTCGCTTTTGCCTTTGGGGTCAAAGTTGCTTCCCCCTTTGCCTCCGCCAATGTTAAGGCCCGTGAGGGAGTTTTTAAAAATCTGTTCGAAGCCCAGAAACTTGATGATGCCTAGATTGACCGACGGGTGAAACCGCAACCCTCCCTTGTACGGCCCAATGGCAGAGTTAAACTGCACGCGGTAGCCGATGTTGGTGCGGTACACGCCCGCGTCATCCACCCACACCACGCGAAAAATAATCGTGCGCTCAGGCACAACAATGCGGTCGATGATGTTGTATTTATCATATTTAGGTTCGGCTTGCAAAAGGGGTGCCAAAGAGCGCAAAACCTCTTCGGCGGCTTGGTAAAATTCGGTCTGACCAGGTGTGGCGTCTTGGATGCGTTCTAGTACGGTGTCAATATAGCGAGTGACAGACATGGGGGTTCCTTGGCAGAAAAATAGTTCGCTTCTACTTTAACAAAAGTAAAGACCAAAGCAGATAAGGCTAAAGGCTTGGCCCAACGAATAAAGCCATGCGTTACAGAGGGTTACAGTTTAGTCTTTGGCTTTTTAACCTCCCTTGTGGCACAATGCCCCAATGATAACCGAACGCACCCTTCCTAGACTCATTACTCTAACCCCTATTGTCACCATTTTGGCTTTCGCCAGTGTGATGATTTATGGCATCATCACCTCTCAATACGAAACCTTTGCCCGTGAATCGGCGCTTTTGGAGGCTGAGTATATCGAAACCCAAAAGCAACTGCTTAAAGAAGAAAATGACAAAATTCATGCCTACATCGCCTACCACCGTGGGTTGTTGCAAGAAGAAGACTCAGCCAAAGTCAAGGCCCAAATCATCGGTTGGATGGAGAGCGTGCGCTATGGGGTGGATGGGTACATTTGGGTGCATGATACTACGCACCATCTCGTGGCACATCCTTTTCGTCAAGAGAGTATCGGTATTGATGACACAAATAATACCGATGCTACAGGTGCGCTAATTTTTCGCTCCTTTATTGACACGGCACAAACTTTTCCCGAGGGCGGGTTTGTGGAGTACTATTGGGCGCGCCCAGGGGTGGAAACGCCAGCGAAGAAGATTGGCTTTTTAAAACTCGAACCCCAGTACGGTTGGGTGATTGGCACGGGCGTGTACGTGGATGACATCGTCGAAGAGCTAGCCAAGCGCAAAAGCCAAATGGAAGCCCAAACAGACGCGTACGTGCAGGTGGTGCTGCTCACAGCCATTTTCCTAACCGTGGTGTTTGGGATGATAAGCTATGTTATTTCTAGGGCAATGGTACGGGTGCTTGATGTATACAAAGAGAGCGTGGCCCTCAAAGAGCACTCGCTAACCCAGCTCAACGCTTCGTTAAGTTTGCGCATCGAAGCGGCCCTTGAAGAGGCCAAGGCCAAAGACCAAGCGCTTTTACACCAGTCGCGTTTAGCTCAAATGGGGGAGATGATGAGCCTCATCGCCCACCAATGGCGGCAACCTTTGAGTGAAGTGTTAGGGATTTTCATGGAGCTTGAAACGGCGGCGAAATTTGGCAAAGCCGACCAACGCTACATCGAGAACGAAGCCAAAGAAGGCGACAGACTCATCCGCTACATGTCCCAAACTATCGATGATTTTCGCAACTTTTTTAAACCCGAAACTACCAAAGAGCGGTTTTGCATTGTGGCCGCGTGCCAAGAAGCGTTAACCTTGGCCCATGCGAGCTTAAAGCATCAAAACATTGAGGTGATCTTTAAGGCGCAAAAGGAAGTGTGGGCAATGGGGTATCCTTCTGCGTACGCCCAAGTGGTGCTAAACCTCATTCAAAATGCCAAAGACGCCCACTTGCACCAAGGCACCCCTTTTCCTTGGATTGAGATAGAGGTTTTAAATGAGGGGGAAGAGGTGTGTGTGCGCTTAAGTGACAATGCCGGCGGGATTGATGAAGAGGTCTTGGAGGGCCTTTTTGAACCCTATGTGACTACCAAAAAAG is part of the Sulfurospirillum tamanense genome and harbors:
- a CDS encoding peptidylprolyl isomerase, which translates into the protein MTLKPLKLSLLAVVATCSLSYAGLVNAISVTVNSEPITLYEIHKAAGAKNISLREALDMLVQERLEDSQIKRLGISANAFEVQSRMEGIAAQNGISVTELTAFIASRNMGLEAYKKELERAIKQEKLYQRIFANAIAPIDGAEVRRYYEANPEEFLQANTFQVIRYEAPNAEALERVIASPMSVVSGVTIKEETLQAGSLDGRTHYYLNQTNEGEFTPIATGNQGVAMYLVSKKSGFESVPFERARGAIENHLEEKRRQEAINNYFEKLKASADIVVLRRP
- the gltX gene encoding glutamate--tRNA ligase; translation: MVVTRFAPSPTGYLHIGGLRTALYSYLWARRMGGKFLLRIEDTDQKRNSVEAAQAIEEAFAWCGMEHDSEVVYQSSRMAIYQEHIQKLLDGGKAYYCYMSKEELDALREDQTARKERPKYDGRYRDFTGTPPEGIAPVVRIKAPFEGEIRFHDGVKGDMRFQAADILDDFIIARSDGTPTYNFVVAVDDALMGVNHVIRGDDHLSNTPKQIIIYEALGFDVPKFFHVPMILNASGKKLSKRDGATDVMEYPKMGYLKEALLNFLVRLGWSHGDQEIFSMEEMRTLFDPNTINASASAFNAQKLDWLNAHYIKTLPHEALVKELKRFDVDVSAHPQQILLIDALRERAKTLVELAAGVRTIIEAPKAYDEKAVSKFMSPETLELLELFCAAIQTQEEPTCVEDFEGVAKTLLEAHGVGLGKLAQPIRISLVGSAVSPSVFHVMAVLGQEESVARMKRFITFYKESGK
- a CDS encoding malic enzyme-like NAD(P)-binding protein; translated protein: MSKTGKVEREEALEYHLGGKIGIEVTKPCVTQRDLSTAYSPGVAFPCLEIERDPKLAYEYTGKGNLVGVISDGTAVLGLGDIGALASKPVMEGKAVLFKKFAGVNAYDIEINEKDPDKFVDICVAISETFGGINLEDISGPRCFEIEQKLQERVNIPVMHDDQHGTAIISSAGLLNALEITGKKIEAIKIVVIGAGAAGVACAKMYKAMGAKNVIVLDSKGVINHKREGLDRVKQELVTQTDEETLEEAMKGADMVLGLSKAGILTPEMIGSMNADPIIFACANPTPEILPEEVAAVRSDAIMGTGRSDYPNQINNVLGFPFIFRGALDVRASKITESMKLAAAKALAALAKEDVPESIKKTYGREEMSFGRDYVIPTPFDKRVYVWVSAAVAQAAWEHKVANVESFDVEKYKEELEARI
- the upp gene encoding uracil phosphoribosyltransferase: MQNVHVINHPLIEHKLAILRDSKTEPFHFRLLVDEISYLMLFEATRDLPLKPVEVQTPVAVAKAQKLATSVMICPILRAALGMLDGIFKLIPDASVGFLGFQRNETTLEAEFYYAKLPADHASRTAIIIDPMFATGGTAIDAVNFLKAKGVKDIRFLALVSAPEGLNKFAAVHPDVPVYTACIDEKLNENGYIVPGLGDAGDRVFNTGN
- the gdhA gene encoding NADP-specific glutamate dehydrogenase, encoding MSVTRYIDTVLERIQDATPGQTEFYQAAEEVLRSLAPLLQAEPKYDKYNIIDRIVVPERTIIFRVVWVDDAGVYRTNIGYRVQFNSAIGPYKGGLRFHPSVNLGIIKFLGFEQIFKNSLTGLNIGGGKGGSNFDPKGKSDNEIMKFCQAFMSELYKHIGETKDIPAGDIGVGARELGYMFGQYKRLTGNFEGVLTGKGLNWGGSLVRKEATGFGSVYFAEEMLNKNGESLKGKVCTVSGAGNVAIYTIQKLYSMEALPVTCSDSRGMVYDKNGIDLDTLKLIKEIQRESLSEYVRVHPNARYIPCHQYKKECNGVWSIPCDAAFPSATQNEMNLEDVQTLYANGCRLICEGANMPTTMEAMDFIIAHKEILYGPAKAANAGGVATSQLEMSQNASMQSWSFAEVDSKLHCIMRSIFNTSYATSQEFGEEGNLVMGANIAGFRKVADAMIDQGAI
- a CDS encoding sensor histidine kinase, whose product is MITERTLPRLITLTPIVTILAFASVMIYGIITSQYETFARESALLEAEYIETQKQLLKEENDKIHAYIAYHRGLLQEEDSAKVKAQIIGWMESVRYGVDGYIWVHDTTHHLVAHPFRQESIGIDDTNNTDATGALIFRSFIDTAQTFPEGGFVEYYWARPGVETPAKKIGFLKLEPQYGWVIGTGVYVDDIVEELAKRKSQMEAQTDAYVQVVLLTAIFLTVVFGMISYVISRAMVRVLDVYKESVALKEHSLTQLNASLSLRIEAALEEAKAKDQALLHQSRLAQMGEMMSLIAHQWRQPLSEVLGIFMELETAAKFGKADQRYIENEAKEGDRLIRYMSQTIDDFRNFFKPETTKERFCIVAACQEALTLAHASLKHQNIEVIFKAQKEVWAMGYPSAYAQVVLNLIQNAKDAHLHQGTPFPWIEIEVLNEGEEVCVRLSDNAGGIDEEVLEGLFEPYVTTKKGSGTGLGLYMAKMIMEKHLGGKIEANNSALGAVFILRMSREG